Part of the Halorussus salinus genome is shown below.
TCCGTTCCATCCGCTGCGTGTAGCGCGTAGAGAGACCCACCGTCGCCACGTGCGTAGACTGTCGACCTATCGGTAACTGGATCACCGTAGACTCCCGCTGTCTTCCAACGCACGTCACCGGTCGCTGGGTCAAGTCCGTATGTGAAATTTCGGGTACTCGTGATGAGGGTACCCCCCGCGATCTGTGGTCCCTCCCCCATCCGTGTCGCAGTCGCCTTCGGTTCAAACGTCCATTTCTCCGCCCCATCCGAGAGGTCTAGCGCGAAGAGACCAGTCTGCTCAGTCTGGACGTACAGCGTGTCTTCGTAAACGAGTGGAGACGCTACAACCGGGTCATGCTTAGCTATATCACGCTTCCAACGGAGGGATCCATTCCCAGTGCCAAACGCAAACAGATCTTCCGCAAACTTCGAATCAGTATGACTCGTCGGAAGACTACTGTTCGGCAAGTATACCGTCCCCTCCTCAACCGTCGGGCTTGCCTGAATAGTTCCCGCGTCGCCCCACTCACGACGCCACATCTCCTCGCCCGTTTCGATGTCGTAGACGAAAAGTGTCTCGTAGTCGGTGGCGTATACGTGTCCGTCTGCGGTGGTCGGGGCGAGCCAGCCTGATTGGGGGTGTTGTTTCTGCCATCGCTGTGTACCGTCGGTGGTATCGAGGGTAGCGAGTCCGTTGGTTGAGCTTGTTGCAAAGACCCATTCTCCTGTATTGTCGATGGCGGGCTGTGGAATCCGTTTCCCGAGCGGAATATACCAGTCCAGAGAGATGCCGGTCGTTCGGAGTTCCGGAGGGAGGTCTGATTGGTCGGCCGTCGTTGGGTTCGTGACTGGCTGCTGGCTTGAATTCGAGTCGCTTGAAAGACAGCCTGCTCCGGTGGTCCCAGCGAGAAGAGCAGTTGATGTGAGGAGATCCCGACGCGATAGTGACACAATTCTAACTTAGCGAGTTATCGTATAAGCTTTCAGGTTCGTACGTGATCCCTGCTTCGCGTCGGTCTCGCCGTCAATCATGAGCAGTATATTCAAATGGGAAGCGAAACCCTTCTTCGATATGGTTACCCGCCGCCAGACCCTCCAAGCTATCAGCACAACAGCCCTCCCAGCACTTGCAGGCTGTACAACCGATATTCTCGACTCCGGCAAGTCCCAAACAAGGTACACGCTTAACATCGAACCAATCGAAGTCTCCCCGGTCGAACACGCCCTCTTCGACCCCGACGATGACGCCCTCTTTGGCAACCCAGCGCAGACCGCGCTCGCCGCCATTCTCCCCGACGGCCGACACACGACGTACGGATACGAACCACTGCCCGATGACGCCTACGTTGAATACGAAGGGAGCTACTATCAGACCACGAACCTCGTTACCGGTCGCAAGCAGATGGAACGCACTCTAATCCGGGCTGAACCACTCCCAGACAAAGCTGACGTTCCCAACGACGCGATACTAGTAGACGAACTCAACCGACCGGCCGCGAGGGTCGTCAAGATCCTCCACAGCAACGCAGTTACTGGCGGTGAAGGGAATAGCGCGGAATTGCTCCGCGAGGACGCCTACGTCTTACGCCGCCCCGTCGAGCGGGAGAGTCGTCTTGCGACGGGCGAGTTAGACGGTCGCATCGTGACGATGACTGACGGTGGAAACTGGGCCTATCGACTTCATGTAACTCACAAGCGCATCACCGAGACAGCTCACACGACGCTAGCCATCGAAGTGGCTAATTCTCACTCACAGTTCCGAGACGTTGTTTTCGGGTCGCGTATCGACGTCGAACTCACGCCCGAGAATCTCTCGGCGGACGTTCGGAACCTGCTTGAGGACGCCGTCCGGCGAGAAACCTACGAGGAGACCGTGCCGCTCCCCGAGACGTTTGAAGCGTTACTGACGGCGCTCGGTTTGAAGGCCGTCGATACGGCGGTTACTGGGAAATTGCTGTGGTATGATGGTGAACTCTACCGTTGTGCGCTGTACGTCAACGACAGTTCTTAATTCCGCCTTCATTAGATGCCACCTGAACACCACAGTATCTCCAGTCATCTTATCGCCGGATTCATCGTACGCACCTCTATGGTGGTTTGGGTGACAAGAATAGCTTGAGGACACCGTCTAGTTTTCTTCTTCAACTGACGTGTGTTCATCGAGGGCTTGATGCGCCGCGTTTAGGGTTTCTGATTATACTCTGTTGCACTAATTATATTAATTAAAAGTCTGTGACGAATTCATTTTCGGAGTCAAGTCCTGAGGTACTCCCTTGCTTATCTGTAGACGGCAAGATCTCACGAACAATTCACTATAGAAAACCGGTTCCTTTATTATAACCACATTTACATTTGTCCGTATTGAACGGTACCCCCCGAACCGATTTCCCGTCAACGGCTGGTGAGTATCAATGAGCCCCGATCAATCAAGCCACTCCACTTCGTCTTTAGCATCCAAGAAGCCACCTCGAAGCCCGCCAACGAAGCGAGCATCACTCGTTGGTAGCGTTGTAGGGGTATGTATCGGCCTGAGTTCACATTTTCTATTACTGGATTATTCTATAGTATCCATTACCATTTGTCTCCTATACTCCATCGGGGTTACGCTCATGATCGACTACGTCAGTATCCTCCGACAGACCCCCTACGATGGCGGGAGTTGGTGGACGATTGCCTTCGGTGGGACCACTGGACTCGTTATGATGGTTGTACAGCTGGTCTACCGGCCGATTGTTCCAGATGAGATCGCAGTAAAGCGCGTCCTCCCTGAGGGAGTGCGGACCATTCCATTTAATTTCATCCTTATCCTGTGGCTTCTCATGTTCGGTGTCGCGTTAGTCTCACTGACATACGGAATCGGAATGGCAGTAACGGACATGTCCGAAGGATAAGGTCGTGTTCACGGGTATCATAATTACCCTCGTTCGGCCGGAGGAGACTAGACTGAGGTGGTCAAGCGTTTGGGTACCACCGTTCGCCGTTGATATACATTTTCGCCAATCTGTCTAATTCCCATCGCGTAAAGCCAGTATGCATTTTAATACATATTGTTACATACTACTAAGTGATATGTGGTCATAACTTCACTCAATGGACATCGGGACCGCGTTACGAGCCACCCCACTGCTATTCAACGAAGGTGCAGACCGACTCCGAGACGACCTCGCGCCACACATCACCGCCGCAGTTGAACAGACAGCCCACGACCACGCCGACGCACTCGCAGCCGACATCCCCAAGACAACACAGTCAGCACACTTACCACCATTCGTTGACGACAAAGAACTACCACCCGAGGAGACAGGCGTCTTTGTCATTACTGTACTCTTATATGAGGTTCTTGAATCGGAAACATTAGAGTCGCAACTTGACAACTTCGAGACGCTCGGCGAGTCAATTGCAACCGACCTTATCGCAGATGAACTCGAAGAACACGCGGACGAATCTCTCTCGCTTGACTATACTGCGGTCGCGGCTGACTTCTGTCGGTACCTCGAACGTGAACTCAGTAGCGACCCGGACCTATCCCGGAAACACATCATTCGACTACTGCAGCAACTCCTCGAGCGAGCTAGCGGCGATAGTCAGTTCGACGTGTTCACCGAACAAGGGTTCGATTGGATTGACGATGCCTATATTCGGAACCGTACGGTGGACCCCGAGTACTGCTGGCGGCGGGCGTTCACGTTCTCCGAACTCAATGAAGGGTACGCGATTGACCGGGATTGGCCGGGCGAGGAGTACACGACAGTCACCGACCGGCTACTCGCAGATCTCGCTGATGGCGGTGGGACGGTGCTGGTGAGTCCGCCCGGCGCTGGCAAAACGACGACCACTAGAGCGACGGCCATCGAATGGTATAATCGACATCCAGACGGAGTTATCCTCTACCATAAAGGCGGTGACCCAATCACCGATCCTGACCGGCTAATCGCCGCAATTCAGCAACTCGCTGCGGACATGCCGGTGCTGGTGGTTGTCGAAGATGCTGCTCGCCAGAGTGTCGTCCCTTTCTATGAGGTTCTTGATGCGTTGGAGCCAGCCGACAACGTGTGTTTTCTGTTGAACTCGCGGGAGCGCGAATGGAAGCAGTTCGACGACCATGCAAAACACCATGACGCGTTCGACACTGATAGTCAGAACTACCAAGACGTCCTTACAACGCGAACCCGGTATCCCACACGGCGTGATCTCTCGGCACTCACGGAGTCTGAAATCGAACAGTTCATTGATCAGTTTGAATCGGTGGCTGACCGACGGGTAGAGGCGAACCCCGATGAGTTAGTTGGCCAGATTCACACCCAGCATGGCGCAAGTCCGATGCTCCTGCTGTCTTATCACCTCCCAATCGGTGGTGTCGAAGCGATGCCCGACGACGAAGCATCGGCACTCGAAGCCAACGTCGCTGAAACGTTCACCCACATCACAACGCAGGATGCCAGTGACTACGACGAGGTATCGGACGCTAAGTTGTTCGAACACGTGAGCTTGCTCGCCAACCTCTTGAACGCCGCCGAAATCCCGGTCCACCGAGAACTCCTATATGTTATCGGCGACGATGAGGAAACCTTCCGAGCAATCGATGAGATACGGACCGCGCTTGACAGCTGGTTGTTTTTCGGCATGGACTCCGACGACCAGCCTCTGACTCACCATCCTGTCTGGTCGGAACTGTACCTCCAACACTACCTCGATACGGCGACGGTCGAGAGCATCGCACGCGATCAGTTTGAGAGCGTCTTGAACGCGTTGTTTCGGTTCCTCGAAGATGCCGACCGACGCGAAGCAATCGAACGCTATCTTGGTCGGCCAACTCAACGGCTTCGCGCACACAACAACCATTCTGAAACGCTATCAAATTGGTTCGTTCGCGCAGTCTTCGAGATTGGGGAAGCTCGCCCGCGACTCACTCCGCTATTTGGAACGATGGAGTACTCCGGTCTCTCACTTCCGGATAACTGTTCGCAGACAGCTACCGCGAACTGTACGCTCTCCCGGTATCAGATGCACCGCAAACAAGGCCATCCCGACATCGCGACCCAAGAACTGGAAGCCTTTCGAGATCTCTCAGCTAGTGGGAGTGAGGGTGAAGCCGACTCGATTTATTATAATGCGAAAGGAAACTTGGCGCATGTCGTAGGTGATTTTGCGACCGCCCGTGACTACCTCGAACGGAGCCTCGCCATCGAGCGGAAACTCAATAATCATGCGGGTGTAGCAAGAAGTCTTGGAAATCTTGGAAATATTGCTCGCGACCAAGGCGATTTTGAGGCGGCTCGAGAGTACTACGAGCAGAGTCTTACAATCCAACGTGACCTCGGTAACCGTGCGGGTGTAGCAAGAGGTCTCGGTAATCTTGCTCTCGTCGCCCGAAATCAAGGTGACCTTGAGGAGGCTCGTGACTATCATAAGCAAAGTCTATCGATCGAACGTGACCTTGGTAACCGTGCGGGTGAAGCAAAGAATCTCGGTAATCTTGGGCTTGTGGCTTTTGAGCGGGGTGATCTTGAGAAGGCACGTGACTACCACGAACAAAGTCTCACGATCAAGCGTGATCTCGGTAATCGTGCGAGTGAAGCAAAGAGCCTCAGTAATCTCGGGAATGTCGCTTTTAAGCAGGATGATTTCGAGGCGGCTCGAGAGTACTACCAGCAGAGTCTCACAATTGAGCGAAACCTCGGTAACCGTGCTGGCGTAGCGAGGACTCTCAATAATCTCGCGGGTGTCGCTACGAAGGAGGGCGATTACGAGGCGGGTCGTGATTATTACGAGCAGAGCCTTGCGATCAGTCGTGATCTTGATGATCGTGCGAGCGAGGCACGAAGTCTTAGTAATCTTGGGATTATTGCAGAAAAACAAGATGACTTTGAGGGGGCGGTGGAGTATCTTGAAGAGGGATATGCTATTTTCCGGGAGCTTGGCGCAGTCCGTATGGAACTGCAGACCATTTCGAATCTAATTCATACGTATCTGCGGGCGGAGAACGAGGATGCGGCGCTAGAGTGGTGTCGGAAAGGGATCGAACGCTGTGATTCGATTGACCTACCGGTCGAAGAGCGGGCCTATAAGTTCCGCCGTAACCGTGCCCAGTTAGTTGAGACACCCGAACGCACGTTCGAACTATACAATTACGCGTTGGATACGATTCTTGACGATAACGCCAGTCAGGCGGTTCAATTACTCCAAGCGATCTGGGAGCGCCGCGACACATTTGAGCCAGATGACGATATTTACCCAGTCATTCTTGGCGCGGGTGTTGGCGTTGCCGCACATCTTGTATCGGTCGATACGGATAGCGATATAGACCCGGAAGACGTACTTGAAGAGATTGAACCGGACGACGACCAGCTGGCGGAAGCGGCCCGCGTTCTCTACGAGTATCTGCACACAGAGACTGTCGAGACAGCGCCAGCGGAATTCATCAAGCAAGCACGGGAACTCGTTGAGCAAAGACGGGAAGTGGACGAAGAGGAGTTCGGTCTCGACGAATTAGAAGCACTTGCATATGCGAAGCTATTACAGGCGGTGCAGGCAGTCGTTTAATTGAAGCTTCTTGAAAGGCGCTCTCGTTCTTGTTGGATTTCTGTAGATGGGGGTGGAATACCCTCTACGCTCAACAAAGTGCTTACATGTAGTAGATACATCAAGAATACACGTTGTATTAGCAGACTCAGGTCCATCTCCGCCAGTGGAAATCTGTGCCCTATTGGTCACTCATCGGTGTTGCCACAGAGCGTGTTGCAGAGGCTCTTATAGACGTGAACGATACCGTGGTAGAGGCTGGTGCGGGCGCGGTCTGAGGCAAAAATGACGCCGAGAAGTCCGACAAGGAGTGCGCTGACACCGAGTATCAGGTCGCGGTGACGGTCGAAGAGGCATTCGGGGGAGCAGTAGACGGTTATTCGCGAGATGTCTTGATCTATGGGCGTGATTCCGGTGAGGTCTGCGGGACCATACTTAGCGCGAACAAGGTAGGTTCCGGTTTTCGAGATGTTCGTGATCACAGTATACTGGGCTACGTCGGTCGGTTGCAGTCCGTTATCATAGCTGTAGATGACGTTGCCGTCTTCCATTCCGTCAACTCCCTCGTCGCGTTTCGGCTTGCCGTCACACTCCTCGGTCTCGCTACGCCCGATTCGCCGGACCCCAATCGAGTTATCGTTCACGATACAGTCGTCTGGCCCGAATAAATACAGCATCGTGGGCGAATCGCCAGCATGCCAGACGCCAAGAATATCCGACACCGTCCGGTTCGAGTGATTCACAACGCAAATCGTCAATGTCTGTTCGGTGCCCGCGTCGATTCGGCGCTCGTCGGGAAACACATGTACGGTGATGTCCGGTGGCGTCGTTGGTGTATCATTACGTACGGCCGTATCGTCCGCTATCGGACGCTTACACGACGAGTGCAGTTCTGGCGTGGCTTGCGACTGGCTTGTGTGTGGCGTAGCTGTCCCAGCGAGTACCACAACGAGAAAAATAGCTATGAGTATTTTGCATCGTGTCATTTGTTCCCACGACCCAGACTAAACCGACGCCCCAACCCTTCTAAAATCTAACTACTACCGAGAACGACTAACCGATCAAGCTACTAATGAGGGGATTCACCGGCCTCCGTATTGGTTGTGGTCCTACGCTACTCCGCATCAACGAATACCGGTCGCTTTCTATTTGATTTGGCAGAACTCGATTTCGGTGTTGTAGGGATTGTCGTCGTGCCAGACGACGCGCTTCCCGCCTTGCTTGACGTTCACGAATCCGAACCGGTCCGCATCACCTTCCGTGTTCATCTTCCCATTCACGAAACTGGCGACCTCGCTGGCGGTCCAGACGCCCTTGTACGTGTCCGTCTCACGCATGAACTGCATGAGACAAGTGTCCTTCCGGACGTAGAGACCGTCGATGTCAGCGGTATCCTCGCCACTATAGATACCGTACGTGGTGACGGACGCCGTATCTGGGTCTGCTGGACGGTTCACTGCGAACGCGACGTTACAGTCGCCGCAGTGACGGAGTTCGATGAGTGGGTCCGGTACGTCCGTCACTCGCCCGTGAGACTCCTCGGCGTTGTCCTGCTCGAAGCCGGTGGCGGTCTTCCCGCAGTGGGGGCAATCCCGGTCTGTGGTGACGGTCATGCCTTCTTCGCCGCCTACGAGTTCGGAAAGGACTGGGTTCTCGCCGACGATAATGTGGTCGTAGGGGATGCGGTCTTCCTCACTCGGCGGTGCGCCCTTCTCGTCGGGAATATCGGCGGCCCACGCGACATCGCCCTCGTCTGGGGCACCGAGAACGAGGGGGCTGTCGGCCTCGTTGAATTCGACTGTCGGGAGTTCAAGTAGCTTCTGGAGGTAGTGGTCTTGGACGTGGGCGACGTGGTAGGTCTCTCTCTCGATGACTACCTCTTGGCCGGGCACCGCGTCGAGTAGTGCCTCACGGATAGCCTCAGGAGTACTACCGGCCGTTTGCGGTTCTGTGGTCGGTGATTCCGTCGTTACTTCCTCAGTAGTCGTGGACTGAGATGCCGTGTCGAATCGGTCTTCTCCGAGACGGGCCTGATGCCCCATTGTTGCATCTAGATAATCGGGAGGCTATTTCATAAGCTTTTCTATTCTATTTAGGTACAACAGTGAGTTGATGCTACAGGACGGACATCCCAACGACACGGTCTCGATAAGAGCTAAACCACTTCGACACTCTCGGTCAATTCGAGCTGGCAGGTGTCCTGCGTAGGTGTCTGAGTCTCTTCTGTCGCTTCCTCTAACCGCTCCAGATAGTGCCAGTACTCGTTCTGAAACACGGTCGTCGTATCGGCAGAATCGAACCCCGTTTGATATGCCCAGACAAGGCCGTCCTCACCACCGGGATTCCCAACGTGAACCTGGAGTCCCTCGTCATGGGCGCGGGCGACGATTTCCGGGCCATGCGCTCGCTTCCACCGCTTGCTTCCTCCGACGAAGATACCGTCCGCGAGCATATCCGTGGCGAACTCGAATAGTTCGTCTATCGACAGACCGGGCTGAAAGGCGACGTAGCGGTTAAAATCCTGCCGTCGCGGGAGGAGGGGCGCATCACGATGGAATAGGCTTTCGCACAGTTCGCGGGTGGCCTCGGCGTCTCCGTGGACATCGGGCCAGACGATGAAATCTGGCCACCGAGGCATCTCCGTCTTCGCCTTTTCGAGCGTATCAAGCCACTCGTCCATATCGAACTTGCCGCTATACGCGCCGTTATCTACGAAATAGGGAACGTCGTGAGGCGTCATTTTCTGCGGGGTCCATCCCGCGCCGTGGACGTGCGACGGTGCGTGTTCACGGGTCTTCCGTAGGTTCTCCGGCGAAGCCCTAGTATAATACAGTCTCATTATCAAAAATAGCGAAGGTCAGCTTAGGCGTCTTCGCGAGCAGTTTCAAGCGCCTGATGCAGGTCCCGGTTCAGGACCGGAGCGATACCCTCGACCTCGTATCCGCGAGCATTCAGTTCTGAGTGAATGAGGTTCGCAATCTCGCGGGCGTCCTCGCCGCCAAGGTCGTCCGGGTCTACCCCAAGTGCTTCCCAAAAGGCGACCATTTCTACTCTCCTCCCTCGCTCCACATCTCTGATTCTTCACCGCCGACCGGACACGTTCCTCGCGCCCAGCCTGCACGGACGACTTGCCACTTCCCGCCGGGCTGGCCGCCGAACCGACATGGCTCCTCACCGGCCGAGGCCGCTGGGAACGACTTGACGACTCCGAGTTGCAGATTCCACGTCGCAGCGTCTCGGAGGATAGCTGTCAGTGCCGGGCGGCCCGTCCATACGTGAACTGCCTCGGGGGCAAGTCCCGAGGCTTCCCGTGGATTACTCGGACACACCCACACGCCCATCGGTACGGCGACCTGTCGCGGTCGGGTGGGTCACGGTCGGGGCGTCCACGGCCCCCGATGCCTGCCGTCGCACCGTCCGAACAACGGGAAGGCTGTTGAGAGCAGGCACATTCCAATCCTGATGCTTTTTGATGCCTTTCACGGCGATGTTGACGCTTGCACCACGGTCGCTATGGTCTTGATGGGAACACGACCGACACTTGAACCGCTTCTTGTTACGGTTCGCACGATCCGTATGCCCACACATCGGGCACCGTTGGCTGGTGTACTTAGGGTTAACCCACGCGGTCGGAACCCCTTCGAACGACGCCTTGTACGATGTAAGGAACTGAAGGGCGCGGAACGGCAAGTGGTGCAAGCGTCGGTTCATCCGGGTACCGTAGTCGAGACCGTCGCGCATCTCTTTGAGGTCTTCAAAGACGATACACGGCTTCTCGAACTGTTGGCTCCACTCCACGATGTGACGGCTCATCTTATGGAGTCTATCGTGGACAAACCGTTCCTCACGCCCTTCCAGCGTATCGTGAATACTGTCTTTCCCCGCGTTCTGGACGCGCTTTCGCATCGTAAAGTAGCGGTGGCGCTCGAACTTGATTTCGGGGAACTCGATAACCAACGTGTCCTTGACGCCATGCTCGGAGAGTGCGGTGAGCGCCACGTTGTCCTCGTTCACGTCCACGCCGACGACCGTCCGTGAGTCCTGCTTGTCTCGAACAGTCTGTTCGGTGTTGGTGACGTTGACGTGCAACTCGGCGTTCTCGTTGTGGAACAAGGCTTCTGCCGTCCCAATCTTCCACTCGTCACTTTTGAGTGCGGTCTTGAGAATGTCGAGGTGGGCGTCACTCCCTTTGAGGACGCCCTTGACGTGATTGTACGGCTTTGCACTGATTCGGAACGCCACGTCGCCATCGCCGGAGAGCGACAGGTTGTACCCCTCCTCGTAGTTCGCACGAAGCGGGTACACACTATCCTTGGTGTGACTCGGGAGTCCAAAGTCGTCGCACTCGTAGTAGTTCTCCATCATGCCGAGTGCCTTTGCAACGACGCGCTGAGTCGTGTTCTTCACGAGGTTGGCGTCGTCGGCCACGCGGTCGGGAATCGCGTCCCAGTCCACGCCTTGCTTGGCGAGGCGGATAGTTTCGTTGTACACCCGGCGGGCTTCGAGGGTGGCGTCGTACAGCAGGCTCTCATTGTCACTCTGAATGTCGAGTTGGAAATCCAGCGTCTTGACGAGAGCCTGTGAATCAGTCATTCTTCGTCTTGTTCGGTGGGTTCCGAGATTCGGACGACTTTCACGTTGGCCCCACGCCAACGTTTCGGGACGGTGACGTGGGCGCTGTTCCCAAACGGTTTGACCTCGCCGTCAAGAACTTCCTCGCCGTCGATTTCAAAGCGATTCGCCATACCTGTGTATATACTTTATATATACTTAATTGTGTCGGATACTTAGCCTCAATATGGCCGAGAAGTGGTCGAACAACACGGTGTACACCGTCAACTACCACTCCGTGTGGTATCCGAAGTACCGCCACGCGATACTCGAACCAACCGAAGACTCGCTGGACGAGTGTTTCCGCGACACATGCGAGGAGTACCAACCTACACGAACGACTCTACCAATACATCACGACGCACCAGTACAACCCTGCTCGGGCGTGTTCCACCCCGACCACAGACGCTGTTGGCGGTCGAACCTCTACCTCACCTTCTCCACGGTTGCCGCTGGATGCCGCTGGAATTGACAGACATACTAGTAGCCAGACGGTGCCACCGCCACGAGGAGCCACCCTAAGGGGCGGGCTACATGTCGTGACGGATCCAGACCGCGACCGGTTAGGGGTGGTTGCGTGAGAGGTGTCTCCCTCTCGGGGCCTGATCTGGTCCGGCCACTCCGTTATCCGGCCACCTCGTCTGTTGCCGGACTCCCTGCGTCACCCAGCGACGGTTCGCCTGGTAGGTCGGCCTCCTCGGTCAACACCACGACGTTCTCCTTGTAGGTCAAGCCGTCTGTGGTGCGTTTCTTCTGGGTGGTGATGAGCCGGTGCTTGCTTAATTCGGCCATCGCGTCGAGGGTGCGCCGTGCCAATTCTTGGGCATAGTTCTTCGACACACCTTCTTCGTTCGCGCGAATCCAATCAGCAAGATCTGACGACTTCAGGTAAACACGCCATCCGCTACTCCCGCTCGTCCATAACTGGTATCGGCCGGAATCGTCACGCTCCCGCCATGCCTTCGCTGCAAGCTCGTCGGGCTTGCGGTTAGTAACGCTCGCGAGCATTTCATCATCGTAGCGAGCGAGGCGTTGGATCGGTAGCAGGTCGGCCGTCGAGTGGGCGACTGCGCCACCGCGATTGAGTGCGTCTTCCTCGCCGGGCAGGCGGGCGTAGTGGTTGCCGTCGTCTTTCGTAATCCGTTCGACACGCTCACCATCCACGTCGAGAAGCTCGTCCATGATGTTCGGCTCGACGTTCTCGTACGCGAGGTGCGCGCCTTTCTCTAGCTCGCGGGACTGCAGTTCCGCGATCATTGAGCGGGTGCCGTTTGCTTTCGCTTCGAGGGCGTTGAGTCGCGCGTCGTGTTCGCCTTCGACTGTCTCCTCTATATCTGTGAGTCGCGTTTCGGCCTCGCGGCGCGCCTCGCGCTCTTGGGAGAGTTCGTCGCGGAGTTCGGTTACTTCTGCTTCAAGGTCGGCAATCTGTTCTCGGAGGTCGGCGGTCGCTTCCTGAATGCGTTGGTCAATGAGTTCGTCAAGCTGTTCGTCGGCCGGAGTCTGCGATTCGTCGGTGGGGGTGTCGGTGGTCATCGGTTCTCGGGAGTGATCTTGGGTGATTCGGTGGCGATACCGCTAGGCGTGCATGCGCGCGAAGAGGAGCGAACAAGGGGGCGTCTGGGCTACCCGCGTGTTCTCCCGTGTAGGCGTCGCTGTCGCGGACACGATGGGTCGGCGGGCAACTCGAACTCGGCCACGTCGATATCGAGTGAGGCAGCGGTCCGCACAAACAACTGGGTAAGGAGAATCCGGCCCTCCTCGGTGAGGTCGCAGGTGAATCCGCGTGCGTCGTCAGGGTGGTCGCTCTTCGTCAGGAACCCCTGCTCGACGAGTTCGTTGAGCCGCGGGTAGAACTGGCCGCCCTCGGTGTTGGTCTGGCCGAGTGTTTCGAGTTCGTCCTTGACATCCGTCCCAACCGGTGTGTCGTTCGCTTGGTTCGCGCGGTAGGTCGCCAGCAGGAGGTCGCGTTTGTAGCTCGTGAGATCGGCCGCCATCTCCGTGAGTGAACGAAACGAATTCATCGACGGTCACCTCCCGTGCGAGCAGTAGATTCCGTGGGCAGTGTGCAACCGCAGGGCTGGAGGGTGTGTTCCGTGGGACTATCGGCAGTGATCGCGGCAATCTTCGAATTACAGCACGGACACTCACCATCTTCAAGCGTCGTCGTCGTACTCATCGGTCGGTCACCTCCTCGTTCGCGCGGCGAATCCGCTGGCAGAACTGGCACGGCGCGTACCGCTGGTCTTGAGCGTCGGCGCGGGCGAGTTGTGTGAGGTCGTCGTGGTCCACCGGGCACAGCGGGGTATCGTCGTGGTCGGTCTCGTGGTAGGCGTACGTATTCGTCCGATTCGTCGTCCGGACGAGAACGGTGTCACTTGCGGGAAACGGATCCTGTTCGGTGCGGCGATCCAGTTCCTCGCGCGTCGGGTCAGCAACCGTCTCCGGGTCCGGACACGTATGGCTCGACAACTGGACCGTCGGCGTTCCACACCCGTCGCACACATCGAACGTCTCGGGAATAGCTTCCGAGAGGTCCGGCCCGACCTCCTCGACCGCCTGCGTCATGACTCGCCCTCCCGTTCGAAGGCGTTCGTTTGGCTCGGGGCAGAATCGGACTCAAGTTCGATGCCGGTCTGTTCTGCACGTCGGCGCGCGAATGTATTCAGCAGGATGCGGGCTTGCTCAGTCGTCGCATACTCGTTGGTGCGGCCATCGCGTTCGGCCTTCTCCAGCAACCCGCGCTCAACGTGTTCATCTAAATTCTGGTACAGCCGCGAATGATTAATCTCCTCGGGGTACTCGGT
Proteins encoded:
- a CDS encoding outer membrane protein assembly factor BamB family protein, encoding MSLSRRDLLTSTALLAGTTGAGCLSSDSNSSQQPVTNPTTADQSDLPPELRTTGISLDWYIPLGKRIPQPAIDNTGEWVFATSSTNGLATLDTTDGTQRWQKQHPQSGWLAPTTADGHVYATDYETLFVYDIETGEEMWRREWGDAGTIQASPTVEEGTVYLPNSSLPTSHTDSKFAEDLFAFGTGNGSLRWKRDIAKHDPVVASPLVYEDTLYVQTEQTGLFALDLSDGAEKWTFEPKATATRMGEGPQIAGGTLITSTRNFTYGLDPATGDVRWKTAGVYGDPVTDRSTVYARGDGGSLYALHAADGTEQWRLSRPGRLRTVSIADGSLCANFVRQTGEKDVNDSISTLYGIDGAGTEQWRFTRLCEGFSKASAMNGQLFVAGRYGDGRLHAFTPTTV
- a CDS encoding tetratricopeptide repeat protein, producing MDIGTALRATPLLFNEGADRLRDDLAPHITAAVEQTAHDHADALAADIPKTTQSAHLPPFVDDKELPPEETGVFVITVLLYEVLESETLESQLDNFETLGESIATDLIADELEEHADESLSLDYTAVAADFCRYLERELSSDPDLSRKHIIRLLQQLLERASGDSQFDVFTEQGFDWIDDAYIRNRTVDPEYCWRRAFTFSELNEGYAIDRDWPGEEYTTVTDRLLADLADGGGTVLVSPPGAGKTTTTRATAIEWYNRHPDGVILYHKGGDPITDPDRLIAAIQQLAADMPVLVVVEDAARQSVVPFYEVLDALEPADNVCFLLNSREREWKQFDDHAKHHDAFDTDSQNYQDVLTTRTRYPTRRDLSALTESEIEQFIDQFESVADRRVEANPDELVGQIHTQHGASPMLLLSYHLPIGGVEAMPDDEASALEANVAETFTHITTQDASDYDEVSDAKLFEHVSLLANLLNAAEIPVHRELLYVIGDDEETFRAIDEIRTALDSWLFFGMDSDDQPLTHHPVWSELYLQHYLDTATVESIARDQFESVLNALFRFLEDADRREAIERYLGRPTQRLRAHNNHSETLSNWFVRAVFEIGEARPRLTPLFGTMEYSGLSLPDNCSQTATANCTLSRYQMHRKQGHPDIATQELEAFRDLSASGSEGEADSIYYNAKGNLAHVVGDFATARDYLERSLAIERKLNNHAGVARSLGNLGNIARDQGDFEAAREYYEQSLTIQRDLGNRAGVARGLGNLALVARNQGDLEEARDYHKQSLSIERDLGNRAGEAKNLGNLGLVAFERGDLEKARDYHEQSLTIKRDLGNRASEAKSLSNLGNVAFKQDDFEAAREYYQQSLTIERNLGNRAGVARTLNNLAGVATKEGDYEAGRDYYEQSLAISRDLDDRASEARSLSNLGIIAEKQDDFEGAVEYLEEGYAIFRELGAVRMELQTISNLIHTYLRAENEDAALEWCRKGIERCDSIDLPVEERAYKFRRNRAQLVETPERTFELYNYALDTILDDNASQAVQLLQAIWERRDTFEPDDDIYPVILGAGVGVAAHLVSVDTDSDIDPEDVLEEIEPDDDQLAEAARVLYEYLHTETVETAPAEFIKQARELVEQRREVDEEEFGLDELEALAYAKLLQAVQAVV
- a CDS encoding RNA-guided endonuclease InsQ/TnpB family protein; translated protein: MTDSQALVKTLDFQLDIQSDNESLLYDATLEARRVYNETIRLAKQGVDWDAIPDRVADDANLVKNTTQRVVAKALGMMENYYECDDFGLPSHTKDSVYPLRANYEEGYNLSLSGDGDVAFRISAKPYNHVKGVLKGSDAHLDILKTALKSDEWKIGTAEALFHNENAELHVNVTNTEQTVRDKQDSRTVVGVDVNEDNVALTALSEHGVKDTLVIEFPEIKFERHRYFTMRKRVQNAGKDSIHDTLEGREERFVHDRLHKMSRHIVEWSQQFEKPCIVFEDLKEMRDGLDYGTRMNRRLHHLPFRALQFLTSYKASFEGVPTAWVNPKYTSQRCPMCGHTDRANRNKKRFKCRSCSHQDHSDRGASVNIAVKGIKKHQDWNVPALNSLPVVRTVRRQASGAVDAPTVTHPTATGRRTDGRVGVSE
- a CDS encoding DUF2080 family transposase-associated protein, with product MANRFEIDGEEVLDGEVKPFGNSAHVTVPKRWRGANVKVVRISEPTEQDEE